A window from Malania oleifera isolate guangnan ecotype guangnan chromosome 7, ASM2987363v1, whole genome shotgun sequence encodes these proteins:
- the LOC131160891 gene encoding uncharacterized protein LOC131160891 gives MDGLSISISIQGLAKEEHDGPLFTISLSAPPPQQPRRRHSRPPHRAPPPPPEDGFIPALYPWAAPRRATVYSRSYLLSTGIKTVAGEVQCMNCDKKYEMEYDLQGKFAEVESFIEENKSSMHRMAPAAWMSPALPDCRFCGQKNAANPVIAEKKKSINWLFLLLGQTLGCCTLEQLRYFCKHTKNHRVGDKYRLVYRTYLGLCKQLDPRGSFDP, from the coding sequence ATGGACGGACTCTCTATCTCCATCTCCATCCAAGGTCTTGCCAAAGAAGAACACGACGGACCACTCTTCACTATTTCCCTCTCAGCACCGCCGCCACAACAACCGCGCCGCCGCCACAGCCGACCTCCGCATCGAGCCCCGCCGCCGCCGCCAGAAGACGGGTTCATACCGGCGCTGTACCCTTGGGCGGCCCCGCGACGCGCTACCGTGTACAGCCGGTCCTATCTCCTGTCCACTGGCATAAAGACCGTCGCCGGCGAAGTACAGTGCATGAATTGCGACAAGAAATACGAAATGGAGTACGATTTGCAGGGGAAGTTTGCGGAGGTGGAGTCTTTCATAGAGGAGAACAAGTCGAGCATGCACCGCATGGCTCCGGCGGCGTGGATGAGCCCGGCGCTGCCCGACTGCCGGTTTTGTGGGCAGAAGAACGCGGCGAACCCGGTGATCGCGGAGAAGAAGAAGAGCATAAACTGGCTGTTCTTGCTGCTGGGGCAAACGCTGGGGTGCTGCACACTCGAGCAACTCAGATATTTCTGCAAGCACACCAAGAATCATCGCGTGGGGGACAAGTATCGGCTTGTGTATCGTACATATCTCGGCCTGTGCAAGCAGCTTGATCCTCGGGGGTCTTTTGATCCTTGA